The DNA segment GAAATATATAACTCAGAGGCTGCCCAGAATTGTTCTTGCGAAGAATCATCATCGCCATATTCACCAGTTACCACATCTGAGGGATTTTTAAAAATCACATCCGGGTTTTGTACGCCCCAATGCCATGCATTTTGAGCCTGTGTTATCCATGTTTTTGCAAGGTTGGCATCGTATTTCTGATAATTTCGCGCCATTTTAGCCATAAAAGCTGCAAAGTCAAATGTTGCTACGGAGCTCTTGGGCATGATAAAACGAGGTTCGGTTGCTTCATGAGGCATGATGGCATCCGCAAAGCTTTTGGTGGTAAGTTTATGAAACACGCCACCATCCCGATCTTGCATAGTAGCTATCCAGTCAGCTTCGTATTTAATCTCATCCAATAAATCATTTATATCATTTCCACTTTCTGGTATATTTAAGGAATTATCCGGATATAGGTCGGGATATTCTTCCAGGGTATAAAGTAATTGACCTGCAGCAAAAGAACCATTTGTAACGTACTTTCCAAAGTCTCCGGCATCGTACCACCCTTTTGCAGATGCTATGGCTCCGTTTTTTCCGGTTGAGGGATGAAATAAAACCTGATGATCCGGGTGTCCGGCTTTACGTTTCCATAAGCCGCCATATTCTTCGGTAATAGCTGTGCCAACCCTTTGGTAATAGTATGATTTGGCAACCGATTGAAGTACCTTGTCGTAAATGTCATTACCAATTTTAAATGGGTAAGAATATATTTCGTTATCGCATTTGATCTGGTAGTGACCAACTTTATTGAGTGCAGAGAAGTCCAATTGTTGAATGGTTTCACCTGATAATTGTGCTTCCTTCTTATCTTCAGCTTTTCCATTTAGCACTTCTTCTCCTGTTTTTAAGTCGATAATAGAAAAAGTCGTTATTTCCTTGTTGACTACAATAGTTGCTATTTTGAGGGCTTTGGGAAAATAACCTAATTGGTTTAAACGAATGTTTTCTGAGGCGGGATGTATATATTTTAATGTTGCACCTGGATCATTGCCTGTGCTTACTTTATTTTTTGAGTCCTTTTTAACTTGGCAGCTGTATAAAGCTGCAAAAATAAATATGGCCATCAGATATTTCATTCTTGTAGATTTTTTTATTAGGGTAACAACTTGAATTTATTGTTTTAAAAATACCAAATATTTTCAACTAGTCTGAAATTTTCTAAAAAAAAAAGGGGATGTTCTATGGAATTAAACATCCTGTTGCAAGATAAAGAATTAGCCAATATGTTAGATGTTGTTGAAGTATTAGACCATGAAATGGTTATAAAATATGAAAATGGCATTTTGAGTGAAGTCCTTAAACCTGGTCGATATGCCTATTGGAGGAGTATTGGCGACCAAAGGTGTTATTGTTCCCAATGCGGTAGGTGTTGATATTGGGTACGGTATGTGCGCCATGCGAACCAATATAGGTGATGCCGATTCTGATATGTTCTGGGAGTAGAAACCTAGGAAATCAAGTTGCTCAATTCTACAACAAAAAAGCGAAATCCCTAAACGAACGCTGGCATACTTCAGTTCCAGCTTCATACGACCTGGCATTTTTGCCATCGAAACGGATGAAGCGCACGCTTATATGGAAGAGATGAATTACTGCGTAAATTTTGCTTTTGCTAACCGTTGTTTAATGATGGAGCGCGTGCAACATGCTGTTCAATTTGTTATGAAAGGAGAGGTGCAGTTTGATGAATTGATGAATATAGCGCTTAACTATGCTGTCTGGGAGAATTATTTTGGTGAAAATGTCCTGGTTCATCGTAAAGGGGCAACCATAGCACGTTTAGGTGAATTAGGTATTATTCCCGGATCACAAGGAACCAAATCATATATCGTGGAAGGTTTAGGCAATCCAGAAAGCTTTGAGTCATGCTCGCATGGTGCAGGACGTGTGATGGGAAGAAAGCAAGCCCAACGGGAGTTAGATTTGAACACTGAGATCAAGCGTTTGGATGATAAGGGCATTATTCACGGCATTCGTCATAACAAAGATCTAGATGAAGCGGCAGGAGCCTACAAGGATATTGATACCGTAATGGCCAATCAACAGGATTTAGTGAAAATTAAGGTTGAATTGGAACCTTTGGCTGTTGTGAAAGGGTAGAGAAAAACTGGTGTAAATAACCAGTTTTTTTGCTATTAAAATTCAATTATAGGCCGTCGTCGGACGACTATTTTCCGATACAATATTTTCTAAGTGCTTATGTCTAGGTGTTTAGTGGGTTTGAGTTGTAAAAAAGAGGTAAAGATTATATGTTCTTAATATTGTTTATAAAGGCTTTGATTTTAAGACTCTTCCTAAAGTGTTCACTTCCCAAAATTTCTTATTCTTTGTTCACTTTATTCCTTAGCTATGGTTTTCGAAATAAACATGCCTCTCTATAGAATTGTAAAAGTAGTAAAAAACACAATTTATAGAAAAAGTAAACAAATTTGTTTATAATTGAATGGTTTTGTAATTTTGAAGAATTAAAATACTAATTATGCTACCGGATATAAATAAAATAAAAGGTATTCACCCAGGAGCTATTCTGAAACGAGAGGTTAAAAAGCGAGGTCTGAAAAATAAGGATTTGGCTCTTATGGTAGATGAGCATGCTCAAACAATTAGCGCCATATTGAAGGAAAAAAGAAGTGTAAATCCTAAATTATCCATTAGGTTGGGAAAACAACTAGGTGTGGAAGAAGATTATTTTATGCTTTTACAAGCCAGTTATGATGTTAAAAAGGCTTATCAGAAAACAGGTAATAAATTAATCCCCAATCTTAAACTAATTAGAAAGGCTATTTTTTGGGATACCGATTTTGATAAAATAGATTGGTTGAAAAATAAGAGAGCTATTATAAAGCGTATTTTCGAAAGAGGCAATGATATTGAGATTCGTGAAATATTAAATTTCTATGGTACAGCAGATGTAAAGCACGAGATACGTAACATAGGAAGCAGTTATCTAGATTCGTTTAGCAAGAATGTAGCAAAATATTTATCTTAAATTATGACCATCCATAAAGAAACAGTTTCAGATTTACTTTGGGATACGCTTAAAAAATTAATGAAGTTTAAAGAACTGGATGCTTTTAGGTTGGTATAAAAGGAAGCTGTGATTTACTAAGAGCTCTTTATGCACGTTTAAAAGAAATTGTTCTAAAATCTGATTATATTCAGGTTGACGAAAGTACCATTCCGGTTATTAGCAACGAAAAGCACAAAGCACAAAAGGCTTATCTGTGGATGGTTCGATCAGTAATGAATAACTTGGTTTTCTTTCACTACGACAAAGGCTCCCGAGCACAAAAAGTGATACTTCCTTTATTAAAGGATTTTCAGGGAGCTATTCAAACCGATGGATATCAGGCATATTCAATCTATGAGCAAAAGAAAGGTGTTTTGCTTCTGGGTTGTTGGGCTCATGCGCGCAGGAAATTCTCCGAAAGTCTAAAAGAAGACAAAACGGGGGCTGAATACGCATTGGCACAAATTGCTAAAATCTATCAGGTTGAGCAAATGGCCACCGATCAGAACATGAATTACAAACAAAGAGCTGAACTGCGAAAGCGCTTGGCTTATCCAATCATGCGTGCTTTTGAAAAATGGATCGAAGGCTATTACCCCAAAAAGCTACAAGGAGGAAAGATGAGTAAGGCGCTGGCTTACGGATGTATTTTCTAAGATTGCGTTATACAGAAGCAATTATGATTTAGACTTGGCTGATCTTTTGCAGCACAATTGGAAAAAGTCTAATAGTTGTCAGAATATTCCAAAAAACACCCACTAATTTCGATTAATTCCAAAAGATTCCAGTAAAACTTAGAGAATTCCAACGCTCCAATCGACATCTAGATTGGAGCGTTTTTATTACTTTTGCAATATGTAGCAGACCGCATATTTACTGAATATTAAACTATCAATAAAACGACCGCAGGGCAGGCCAGAACAATAGCCCCGGGGCCGGCGTTCGCGAGAGAGCTTCAAGGGCGCACTCGAGGAGGTAGTGTGGCTGGCCTAGCGCGAAAGAAGAGTGTGCAGGATGGAATTGGAGCTCGGTGCGGGTTGATAGCGATCTATTGTTCTAGACTTTTTTGGTCCTTTTTGTGGCAATGACAAAAAGGACATGATGATAATTTTCAATCAATGAGTGATTCTCATTTGAAAGCTCAACTATCAGGTTAACGAGCGCAGGGTTGGCCAGAACAATAGCCGTGGTCGGCGGCGAGAGCTGTAACCCGGAAAATGCATTAGAAAATCTATTACGTGTTTAAATGGCTTCAAAAAAAGTCACTACGTTACTTTTCTTCAACTCACCATAGTAGTTGCTATGCCTCGTCTCAGAAAGCCTTCTTTTTTGTAGTAACCATGATGCCGCAGAAAATGCAGCAATTATGTACTCACTACTGGGATGCTGCAAAGCCAGTGATGTAAATCCTCGCGAATGGCTTACGGATGTATTTTCTAAGATTGCGTTATACAACAGCAATTATGATTTAGACTTGGCTGATCTTTTGCCGCACAATTGGAAAAAGTCTAATAGTTGTCAGAATATTCCAAAAAACACCCACTAATTTCGATTAATTCCAAAAGATTCCAGTAAAACTTAGAGAATTCCAACGCTCCAATCGACATCCGGATTGGAGCATTTTTTTACTTTGCAATATGTAGCAGACCGCATATTTACGAAACATCTACTTTTAGGGTTCCAATATGATTGAGAAAAAACGTTTAGGACAAGATTAGTAAAGAAAAAACAAGCATATTATCCCATGTAAACATATAATTCTTTAATTTTCTGACCAAATAATCAATTTGCGTTTTTTAGGTATATATTGATAAATTGAATATATTTGGAAAAAGTTTAAATTCATTTACTTTTTAGTTTTGTGTAGATAGTTTAGAAATTAAATAAGCAGTTCGCTTATTAGCTATTTAATAACAGATACGTAGAAGTAAATAACTCAGAAAAATAACAAGCCTGTATTGGCCTCTAAAAACCGAGCACTTTTTTAGTTTTTTTCTATTTTTGTGTCGGACAAACTGGTCCGACGGTGATTTGTTATACCGAAGGATCTACGAAAGGGATATTTCCGCAAGTTTTACCCCTTTGCTTATTTTTTGTGTTTGATCCTTTTTTCGTGGTATCGAACCACTCAAAAGGAGGACAAACTGGCCCTCTGGCTCAATATTACCCGAAGTATCGGACTGGGCGTTCTTCAGCGCTTCTATATACATTCGTTTATACTCCATCGGGGAGTAATGGTTCAACCTGTGTAATATCCAATGTGTATTGTAATTGTCAATAAATTCAGCTATTTCCCGTTGAGCTTCCTCAATAGAATTAAAAGGCTTGATCTGTAGAAGCTCTTCCTCCAGGGTACGGTGAAACCGCTCAATTATGCCATTGCATTCCGGCGACCTCACATACGCCTTCGACATTCCTAGGCCAAGAAACTTCATCTCATTCATAAAGTCTGCAGAGTCATATTGTGAACCGTGATCACTACGTAACTGCAGCTCCATACCTCTGCAAACATCTCTATTAACGGAGCCAAATTGTTTCCGAATAGCAGAACGTACTGGCTCCATAGCCGCAAAACGGTTACCAATCTTTGCTATATGCCATGCCAATATTTCGTCATTAAAATGGTCAATAACACCGAAAAACCAGTGCCACCCACTTCCATTAATCCAGAACTTTTTGCCATCAGTGGCCCACATTATATTTGGTTTGTCAGTTATAATGCGCCCCTTATGATCGTTCTTCTTAGTACTTCTGGATCTCCTGTTTGGACTCAGTAAATCATTCTCACGCATAAGCTTATTCACTCGCTCTTTCCCAGCCCTAATGGCATTGTTAGGCCTTCTTTGCATGCGCTTTTTAACCTTGAAATAGCCTTCAGATTTAAATACACTATTCTGAATTTCAACCTTGATCTCATGCAAGACGGTCTCATCACTATGAAGGGGTTTTCTACCTCGTTTACCTGTTTTTGCCACTGGTTTCTCATACCATGTGCTACTACTATAACCCACTACCTTAAATATAAGTCGCTTTGGATATGGTTTTTGCGTTATAGAGCAAACCTCTTTCATCAACAAGGCGATTATCTCCTTTTTAGTTTTGCTACCAATTCGTTCTTTTTTTTTTGAGTTCCAACTCCATTTGCAGCTTACCAATCATACGTTCGGCCTCCTTTAGTCTAGAATCATCGGGCTTGCGCTTAAATCCATCAGCTCCATGCTTAACAAACTGATCACGCCAAAAACTCAGATCGGCGATCGTTACTCCATACTTACGGCTTGCAGCCTCCATGCTTTCTCCTCGAAGCAAGGACAGAACAATTTCTGTTTTGATTTTTGTCGTAAAACGTGTCTTTTTTTCCATAGCAGTACAAATTTAATTGTTTATTTTTCTGCTCGGTTTTATTACGGGCTAATATAGAAAAATAACAAGCCTAACATGTTTAAAGCAAAATTGGAAGTGAATGGCTATGAGCGTTGGTTAACAGCTCTGCATTACGAATACTTTTGCCCCGTAGATATTAACGAAGATCGTTATCGCAAATTTCTCCAAAAGAATTTCCCTTACGAGTTGTCTGATTCCTATAATCTGGCTCCTTATAATCACCGTAGTTTGCCGCTTATTAAGCAGAGCCTTTTGGATAAAGAATTAGAACGCAAATGCCGCCAAAATCTCGACGATGCTACATCGAGTTATAAAATGGAGTTCTGGGATTGTTATTGCGTGGGTTTGGCCGAGCACATGAGCTCCCAAGGAAGTGCCCCCATGCGTATTCACCTGCGTCTATCGCCAGCTATTACCAGAAACCGTAGTGTAGAAGATCAGAAAGTGTGGAAAGTAACAGATATAAGTCCTAAAAGCAAGGCTTTTGGGCCTGGGGCAACTACTGAGGAGCTTGCATATGATGAACTTTATATGGTTGATGATAAAAACAAT comes from the Saccharicrinis fermentans DSM 9555 = JCM 21142 genome and includes:
- a CDS encoding glycoside hydrolase family 9 protein — encoded protein: MKYLMAIFIFAALYSCQVKKDSKNKVSTGNDPGATLKYIHPASENIRLNQLGYFPKALKIATIVVNKEITTFSIIDLKTGEEVLNGKAEDKKEAQLSGETIQQLDFSALNKVGHYQIKCDNEIYSYPFKIGNDIYDKVLQSVAKSYYYQRVGTAITEEYGGLWKRKAGHPDHQVLFHPSTGKNGAIASAKGWYDAGDFGKYVTNGSFAAGQLLYTLEEYPDLYPDNSLNIPESGNDINDLLDEIKYEADWIATMQDRDGGVFHKLTTKSFADAIMPHEATEPRFIMPKSSVATFDFAAFMAKMARNYQKYDANLAKTWITQAQNAWHWGVQNPDVIFKNPSDVVTGEYGDDDSSQEQFWAASELYISTGKKQYLDFIQNNLPDLTYTYGDGWKSFMRYLGVFTLLSEKSDIPVRTLKELEKRLIVSADDLTKRIQTYDYQQGVNDFQWASNSDVQNIAFIIANAYSISDKQEYADAVYSSLNYLFGHNALGISMVTGVGSKSPMNIHHRASKSDSIKAPVPGFVCGGPNYGRQDSNDVEYPKNVSPMQAYRDVWKSYASNEVCLNWNSPTPYLLQFAIDNNRMH
- a CDS encoding RtcB family protein; protein product: MKSLNLVDMPIGGVLATKGVIVPNAVGVDIGYGMCAMRTNIGDADSDMFWE
- a CDS encoding RtcB family protein, with translation METDEAHAYMEEMNYCVNFAFANRCLMMERVQHAVQFVMKGEVQFDELMNIALNYAVWENYFGENVLVHRKGATIARLGELGIIPGSQGTKSYIVEGLGNPESFESCSHGAGRVMGRKQAQRELDLNTEIKRLDDKGIIHGIRHNKDLDEAAGAYKDIDTVMANQQDLVKIKVELEPLAVVKG
- a CDS encoding HigA family addiction module antitoxin → MLPDINKIKGIHPGAILKREVKKRGLKNKDLALMVDEHAQTISAILKEKRSVNPKLSIRLGKQLGVEEDYFMLLQASYDVKKAYQKTGNKLIPNLKLIRKAIFWDTDFDKIDWLKNKRAIIKRIFERGNDIEIREILNFYGTADVKHEIRNIGSSYLDSFSKNVAKYLS
- a CDS encoding transposase domain-containing protein, coding for MYSLLGCCKASDVNPREWLTDVFSKIALYNSNYDLDLADLLPHNWKKSNSCQNIPKNTH
- a CDS encoding integrase core domain-containing protein — encoded protein: MKEVCSITQKPYPKRLIFKVVGYSSSTWYEKPVAKTGKRGRKPLHSDETVLHEIKVEIQNSVFKSEGYFKVKKRMQRRPNNAIRAGKERVNKLMRENDLLSPNRRSRSTKKNDHKGRIITDKPNIMWATDGKKFWINGSGWHWFFGVIDHFNDEILAWHIAKIGNRFAAMEPVRSAIRKQFGSVNRDVCRGMELQLRSDHGSQYDSADFMNEMKFLGLGMSKAYVRSPECNGIIERFHRTLEEELLQIKPFNSIEEAQREIAEFIDNYNTHWILHRLNHYSPMEYKRMYIEALKNAQSDTSGNIEPEGQFVLLLSGSIPRKKDQTQKISKGVKLAEISLS
- a CDS encoding transposase: MEKKTRFTTKIKTEIVLSLLRGESMEAASRKYGVTIADLSFWRDQFVKHGADGFKRKPDDSRLKEAERMIGKLQMELELKKKRTNW
- the tssD gene encoding type VI secretion system tube protein TssD yields the protein MFKAKLEVNGYERWLTALHYEYFCPVDINEDRYRKFLQKNFPYELSDSYNLAPYNHRSLPLIKQSLLDKELERKCRQNLDDATSSYKMEFWDCYCVGLAEHMSSQGSAPMRIHLRLSPAITRNRSVEDQKVWKVTDISPKSKAFGPGATTEELAYDELYMVDDKNNIIDDVVPGMHVDLVIKTSGCIGKSITIDLSNEKCDYKHNGEIVKDDILKNYVINQNTERVPLEVIKQQPLNNN